A genome region from Pseudanabaena sp. Chao 1811 includes the following:
- the dusA gene encoding tRNA dihydrouridine(20/20a) synthase DusA, whose product MTTLSEMPISTQKSGDRHPTYPLSIAPMMDRTDRHYRYFMRQITRRTLLYTEMVTSAAIKHGDKDYLLGFSSAENPLALQVGGDNPQDLAECARIAAAMGYDEINLNVGCPSDRVQSGHFGACLMKTPHLVAKCIEAMVAATQIPVSVKHRIGVDDLDGYEDMQNFVRILSEAGCQRFSVHARKAWLQGLSPKDNREIPPLRYADVHRLKQEFPHLFIEINGGFTTLEQAHEHLQYVDAVMIGRAAYDNPYLFATSDREFFGDESPIRNRVEVAEAMIPYIDAWTGRGLKLNKITRHMLQLFHGQAGSRLWKRILTDKSCITGAGSEVIREAIRAVTDLDSSSRVAGG is encoded by the coding sequence ATGACTACCCTATCGGAAATGCCAATTTCTACACAGAAATCAGGCGATCGCCATCCTACTTATCCCCTCAGCATTGCGCCTATGATGGATCGCACCGATCGCCATTATCGATATTTCATGCGCCAGATTACGCGACGAACTTTGCTCTATACGGAAATGGTGACGAGTGCCGCAATTAAGCATGGCGATAAAGACTATCTTTTGGGCTTCTCGTCTGCGGAAAATCCCCTTGCCTTACAGGTTGGCGGCGACAATCCTCAAGACCTCGCTGAATGTGCGCGGATTGCCGCAGCGATGGGCTATGACGAAATTAATTTGAATGTGGGATGCCCAAGCGATCGCGTCCAGAGTGGACATTTTGGCGCTTGCTTAATGAAAACTCCCCATCTAGTTGCGAAATGTATTGAGGCAATGGTTGCGGCGACGCAGATTCCTGTATCGGTCAAGCATCGGATTGGGGTTGATGATTTAGACGGCTATGAGGATATGCAGAACTTTGTACGCATTCTCTCAGAAGCTGGTTGTCAGCGTTTCTCAGTCCATGCGCGAAAGGCATGGTTACAGGGGCTTAGTCCCAAGGATAATCGCGAAATTCCACCTTTGCGTTATGCCGATGTGCATCGATTAAAGCAAGAGTTTCCACATTTATTTATTGAAATTAATGGTGGGTTTACGACTCTAGAGCAAGCCCATGAGCATTTGCAGTACGTTGATGCGGTGATGATTGGTCGCGCTGCCTATGACAATCCTTATCTCTTTGCAACTAGCGATCGCGAGTTCTTTGGTGATGAGTCACCGATTCGTAATCGAGTGGAAGTTGCTGAGGCAATGATTCCCTATATCGATGCATGGACTGGTAGGGGCTTGAAGTTAAATAAAATCACGCGCCATATGTTGCAACTGTTTCATGGTCAAGCTGGTAGCCGCCTTTGGAAACGCATTCTCACCGATAAATCCTGCATTACTGGCGCAGGTTCTGAGGTAATCCGCGAGGCAATTAGAGCAGTTACGGATTTAGATTCATCCTCCCGCGTAGCGGGAGGATGA
- the clpS gene encoding ATP-dependent Clp protease adapter ClpS — MAIFAAVQTPEKVKDTVREIVRKPYPKYKVIVLNDDFNTFEHVSECLMKYIPNMTDDLAWELTNQIHFEGLAIVWVGPMEQAELYHAQLKQSGLTMAPLEAE; from the coding sequence ATGGCTATTTTTGCTGCTGTGCAAACTCCCGAAAAAGTTAAAGATACCGTGCGGGAAATAGTACGCAAGCCTTACCCCAAATATAAGGTCATTGTGTTGAATGACGATTTCAATACTTTTGAACATGTTTCTGAGTGTTTAATGAAATACATCCCAAACATGACGGATGATCTTGCTTGGGAATTAACCAATCAAATCCATTTTGAAGGCTTAGCGATCGTTTGGGTGGGACCAATGGAGCAGGCTGAGCTTTATCACGCGCAGTTAAAGCAATCGGGCTTAACGATGGCTCCTCTCGAAGCTGAGTAA
- a CDS encoding HNH endonuclease has product MSRRYITAIEERQIIERANRLCEYCRSSMDYSAQPFVIDHIILIAEDGKTDLENLAFSCGG; this is encoded by the coding sequence ATGTCTAGACGATACATCACTGCCATAGAGGAGCGTCAAATCATAGAACGCGCCAATCGTCTCTGTGAATATTGTCGAAGTTCTATGGACTATTCCGCACAGCCATTTGTGATTGACCATATTATTCTGATCGCTGAAGATGGAAAAACAGATTTAGAGAACTTAGCCTTCTCCTGTGGTGGATGA
- a CDS encoding DUF29 domain-containing protein, whose translation MMLNTSDLPNLTSHHSVNSYEQDFYGWTQEQAKLLRLGQLQGLDLENLAEEIESLGKQQQQELRNRFGVLIGHLLKWEYQPQLRGKSWRITIDLQREEIQELLVDNPSLKPYVEEAIARSYKQAIALVVKETPFDKKDLPSICPYNTVQILNQDFYPN comes from the coding sequence ATGATGCTAAATACAAGTGATTTGCCTAATCTGACTTCTCATCACTCTGTCAATAGTTACGAACAAGACTTTTACGGATGGACACAGGAACAAGCAAAATTGCTACGTCTTGGACAATTACAGGGTTTAGATTTAGAGAATTTGGCGGAGGAGATTGAATCCTTGGGTAAGCAACAGCAACAGGAATTACGCAATCGCTTTGGAGTTTTGATTGGGCATTTACTCAAGTGGGAATACCAACCCCAACTACGAGGCAAAAGTTGGCGTATCACCATTGACTTACAGCGCGAGGAAATTCAAGAGCTTTTAGTTGATAACCCTAGTCTCAAGCCCTATGTCGAAGAAGCGATCGCTAGATCCTACAAACAAGCGATCGCTCTTGTTGTCAAAGAAACACCTTTCGACAAGAAGGACTTACCATCAATATGTCCCTATAACACCGTGCAAATTCTTAATCAAGATTTTTATCCGAACTAG
- the purN gene encoding phosphoribosylglycinamide formyltransferase, translated as MSVKVLAVLASGSGSNLEAIAQAIHDGKLKAKIAVVIYNEPDAFARQRAEKFGIPAILVNHRDYKSRKALDLAIIDILKQYNVELVIMAGWMRIVTQVLIDAFPERILNIHPSLLPSFKGIHAIEQAFNYGVKITGCTVHLLSLEVDSGKILKQAAVPVLPEDSLADLQKRIQVQEHIIYPEAIAEYISTF; from the coding sequence GTGAGCGTAAAGGTGTTAGCCGTATTAGCTTCGGGAAGTGGTAGTAATTTGGAGGCGATCGCGCAAGCCATCCATGATGGAAAGCTGAAAGCCAAAATTGCTGTCGTGATCTATAACGAACCTGATGCTTTTGCGCGTCAACGTGCAGAAAAGTTTGGTATTCCTGCGATTCTAGTCAATCATCGCGATTACAAATCTCGCAAAGCTCTCGATCTGGCAATCATCGATATTCTCAAGCAATACAATGTCGAGCTAGTGATTATGGCAGGCTGGATGCGAATCGTCACCCAAGTGTTAATCGATGCCTTTCCCGAACGAATTCTGAATATTCATCCCAGTTTGTTACCAAGTTTCAAAGGTATTCATGCGATCGAGCAAGCCTTTAACTATGGTGTGAAAATCACGGGCTGTACAGTGCATTTGCTGAGCCTCGAAGTCGATAGTGGCAAAATCCTCAAACAAGCAGCAGTTCCTGTACTCCCTGAAGACTCTCTCGCAGATTTACAAAAACGCATCCAAGTTCAAGAACATATCATTTATCCAGAGGCGATCGCTGAATATATAAGTACCTTCTAA
- a CDS encoding CHAT domain-containing protein, protein MIQQPRTNYFKIKRTYLHNLLATSIIVTSSFLPSVIIAPSPTTAQTATTQTIQNGESRSFPIALQSGQFVRILVQQQGIDLVVTLFSPEGKEIANSDSPNEDEGTEVISAIAKVSGEYKLVIKTLDPKLSGKFSFAIEDLRIATDADRKYIAAEVAFMEATKINDGNSQQKQQAIAKYLEALPIFRSMGRTYWEALTLKTVGDIYSDLEKYSESLNYRQQTLTLFKQMGDLKQLGRIINNIGKTYEKLGDFRSAIASYEQAISTRKSIRDPLGEGVTLNNLGYAYDTIGQPKTALEFYEQSLKIWREQGNRKEEGNTLRNVGAVYRKLSDYAKALQFYQQALAINQEIGDRRNEGNTLNSIGLLYNNLAQPNKALDFFRRSLAIAKQRKDLRAQSSILSNIGLAYRRLKEIDKALESYFQAFQLALDTGDLGSQSVTLNNLASIAIDQTKYADAMDFLQKALVVVRKVGDRVTEATILNNIGLVSKYQGKPNQAFATYQQSLQLDRQTGNRRGESIALGNMGGLMAEQGRMEFAIYFYKLSVNVRESIRKDIRSLSREDQNAFKQSVSDIYRGLASMLLEQRRVMEALQVLDLLKVQELQDYLQDVKGNDITAQGIELLPQEQSLSKLIAEVESQANSFNNELDSLRKLPNPNDTQQARIAEISKIQLEANQKLVSLFDSNNVQTIEKNLQQNAIADNLKLKAYLSLQERLKSLIQTAQFPQRTALFYPLILGDRLELVLFIPDTPPIHRTIKISQTELQSAIATFRNDLQDANSFDVQDSGKKLYEWMIKPIAADLQKHQIQTIIYAPDGQLRYIPLAALYDGKQWLIENYAINHITAINLFRLGSQTAFKPNVIAAAFSQGKYEFNVGEQKFAFTGLPFAGKEVENLGAIIPNTTKLFNSSFQRNEIIEPKSSYNIIHLATHAAFVSGKPEESFILLGNGDRLSLREIQNLKMPAVDLVVLSACQTALGGVVGGGEEILGFGYQMQRTGAKAAIASLWTVSDGGTQALMDIFYGELQKEKFSKVESLRQAQLSLIRSPKSEFNHPYYWSAFILIGNGF, encoded by the coding sequence ATGATTCAGCAGCCTAGAACTAATTACTTCAAAATCAAGAGAACTTATCTCCATAACCTTCTCGCCACCTCAATTATTGTAACTAGTTCCTTTTTGCCGTCAGTAATTATTGCTCCATCACCAACAACTGCCCAAACAGCAACAACTCAAACAATTCAAAATGGTGAGTCCCGTAGTTTTCCCATCGCTTTGCAGTCTGGGCAGTTTGTACGGATTCTGGTACAACAGCAGGGAATTGATCTAGTGGTGACGCTATTCAGCCCAGAGGGGAAAGAAATCGCTAATTCCGATAGTCCGAATGAAGATGAAGGTACAGAGGTGATATCCGCGATCGCGAAGGTTTCAGGGGAATATAAACTAGTTATCAAGACTTTAGATCCGAAATTATCGGGGAAATTTAGCTTTGCGATTGAGGACTTACGCATTGCAACCGATGCAGATCGTAAATATATTGCGGCGGAAGTTGCTTTTATGGAAGCGACAAAAATTAATGATGGCAATAGTCAGCAAAAGCAGCAGGCGATCGCTAAATATCTCGAAGCTTTACCCATATTTCGGTCTATGGGTAGAACCTATTGGGAAGCACTTACACTAAAAACAGTTGGTGATATTTATAGTGATTTAGAGAAATATTCCGAATCCCTGAACTATCGCCAGCAAACCCTAACTCTTTTTAAACAAATGGGGGATCTCAAACAATTAGGAAGAATAATCAATAATATTGGCAAAACCTACGAAAAACTTGGAGACTTTCGCAGTGCGATCGCCTCTTATGAGCAGGCAATATCTACCCGCAAATCCATTCGCGATCCATTGGGGGAAGGTGTAACTTTGAATAATTTGGGCTATGCCTACGATACGATTGGGCAACCGAAAACAGCTTTAGAATTTTATGAGCAGTCTCTGAAAATTTGGCGCGAACAGGGGAATCGTAAAGAAGAAGGAAATACTTTACGCAATGTCGGGGCAGTCTATCGGAAGCTCAGTGACTATGCCAAAGCGCTCCAGTTCTATCAACAAGCCTTAGCGATTAACCAAGAAATTGGAGATCGCCGCAATGAGGGCAATACCCTGAATAGTATTGGACTACTCTATAACAACTTAGCTCAACCCAACAAAGCACTAGATTTTTTCCGTCGGTCATTGGCGATCGCTAAGCAAAGAAAAGATCTACGCGCTCAATCATCAATTCTCAGTAATATCGGTCTCGCCTATCGCCGCCTCAAGGAAATTGACAAAGCCTTAGAATCATACTTCCAAGCTTTTCAATTAGCCTTAGATACAGGGGATCTCGGCTCCCAGTCTGTCACCCTCAATAACCTTGCTTCGATCGCGATCGATCAGACAAAGTATGCCGATGCGATGGATTTCCTCCAAAAAGCTCTAGTAGTGGTCAGAAAAGTTGGCGATCGCGTCACTGAAGCCACCATCCTCAATAATATTGGTCTAGTTTCCAAATACCAAGGCAAGCCCAACCAAGCCTTCGCCACCTATCAGCAATCCTTACAATTGGATCGCCAAACAGGAAATCGGCGTGGTGAAAGTATTGCCCTTGGGAATATGGGTGGTTTAATGGCAGAGCAGGGACGTATGGAATTTGCCATTTATTTCTATAAGCTGTCAGTGAATGTCCGTGAGTCAATTCGTAAAGATATCCGCAGTCTCTCCCGTGAAGATCAGAACGCATTTAAACAGTCCGTGTCTGACATCTATCGAGGTCTAGCAAGTATGCTGTTAGAACAGAGGCGAGTCATGGAAGCTTTACAGGTACTAGATCTGCTCAAAGTCCAAGAATTGCAAGACTATCTCCAAGATGTTAAGGGCAATGACATCACCGCTCAGGGAATCGAACTATTGCCACAGGAACAATCTCTATCCAAACTAATTGCTGAAGTTGAATCCCAAGCCAATAGTTTTAATAATGAATTGGACTCACTGCGTAAGCTGCCCAATCCCAATGACACTCAACAAGCAAGAATTGCGGAAATCAGCAAAATCCAACTAGAGGCAAATCAAAAATTGGTCAGTTTATTTGATAGCAATAATGTGCAGACCATCGAGAAAAATCTGCAACAAAATGCGATCGCAGACAACCTCAAACTTAAGGCTTATCTCAGTCTCCAAGAACGTTTAAAAAGCCTCATTCAAACAGCCCAGTTTCCCCAAAGGACAGCCTTATTTTATCCCTTAATTTTAGGTGATCGCCTCGAACTCGTTCTATTTATTCCCGATACTCCCCCTATCCATCGCACCATCAAAATTAGTCAAACTGAATTGCAAAGTGCGATCGCTACTTTTCGCAATGACCTCCAAGATGCCAATTCCTTTGACGTTCAAGATTCAGGCAAGAAACTTTATGAATGGATGATTAAGCCGATTGCCGCAGATCTGCAAAAACATCAAATCCAAACAATTATCTACGCCCCCGATGGACAGTTACGCTATATTCCCCTAGCCGCTCTCTACGACGGCAAGCAATGGTTGATTGAGAATTATGCCATTAATCACATCACGGCAATTAATTTATTCCGCCTCGGTTCGCAAACTGCCTTCAAGCCCAATGTAATTGCGGCTGCCTTTAGTCAAGGCAAGTATGAGTTTAATGTCGGCGAGCAAAAATTTGCCTTTACAGGTTTACCCTTTGCGGGGAAAGAAGTTGAAAATTTAGGTGCGATTATTCCTAATACGACCAAGTTATTTAACTCATCGTTTCAGCGCAATGAAATCATCGAACCAAAGAGCAGTTACAACATTATCCATCTCGCTACCCATGCAGCATTTGTCAGTGGCAAACCCGAAGAATCTTTTATTCTTCTCGGCAATGGCGATCGCCTCAGTCTCCGCGAAATCCAAAATCTGAAAATGCCTGCGGTAGATTTAGTGGTATTAAGCGCTTGCCAAACGGCTTTAGGCGGCGTAGTGGGCGGCGGCGAAGAGATTTTAGGCTTTGGGTATCAAATGCAAAGAACAGGGGCAAAAGCCGCGATCGCATCGTTGTGGACTGTTTCCGATGGCGGTACTCAAGCCCTGATGGATATTTTTTATGGAGAATTACAAAAAGAGAAATTCTCCAAAGTGGAGAGCTTGCGCCAAGCGCAACTATCTCTAATTCGCAGTCCCAAATCTGAATTCAATCATCCCTATTACTGGTCAGCCTTTATTCTAATTGGCAATGGATTTTAA
- the glcD gene encoding glycolate oxidase subunit GlcD: MTAIATIPQTASSQPIDWQAIANAFIEIVGDRYVVRTREELIAYECDGLTSYKQQPAIAVLPNTTEEVAAVVKICDRYKLPFVARGSGTGLSGGALPLPESVLIITSRMRKILEVDLENQRVVVQPGVINNWVTQAVSGAGFYYAPDPSSQIICSIGGNVAENSGGVHCLKYGVTTNHVLGAKIVLPDGSIKDIGSKIPESPGYDLTGIFVGSEGTLGITTEVTLKILKSAESIQVLLADFTTVEAAGSTVSDVISAGIIPGGMEIMDNMSINAVEDTVATNCYPRDAASILLIEIDGLESEVAENAKRVEAICYQNGARNVTTASDPEQRLRLWKGRKAAFAAMGRLSPDYYVQDGVIPRTKLTYVLQEIARLSEEYGYYVANVFHAGDGNLHPLILYNNAEAGALETVEKLGGEILKLCVRVGGSISGEHGIGADKKCYMPEMFSESDLETMQWVREAFDPQGIANPTKILPTPRTCGEGAKPNHDTKYKLIDRF, from the coding sequence ATGACTGCGATCGCTACTATTCCTCAAACCGCATCATCACAACCTATTGATTGGCAAGCGATCGCTAACGCCTTTATCGAGATTGTTGGCGATCGCTATGTTGTCCGTACTCGCGAAGAGCTAATCGCCTACGAGTGTGACGGACTGACCAGCTACAAACAACAACCTGCGATCGCTGTTTTGCCGAATACTACTGAGGAAGTAGCAGCAGTTGTAAAAATATGCGATCGCTACAAACTTCCCTTTGTGGCGCGGGGTTCGGGGACAGGGCTATCAGGGGGCGCGTTACCCTTACCTGAATCCGTACTGATTATTACCTCACGGATGCGAAAGATCTTAGAAGTTGATCTCGAAAACCAGCGCGTAGTCGTGCAACCGGGGGTAATCAATAACTGGGTGACGCAAGCTGTCAGTGGTGCAGGCTTCTACTATGCTCCCGATCCTTCTAGCCAAATCATCTGCTCTATCGGTGGTAATGTTGCCGAAAACTCAGGGGGAGTGCATTGCTTAAAATATGGGGTGACGACCAATCATGTGCTGGGGGCAAAAATAGTATTACCCGATGGCTCAATTAAAGATATCGGCAGCAAAATCCCCGAAAGTCCGGGGTATGATCTCACGGGCATTTTCGTTGGTTCCGAAGGAACCCTTGGCATTACCACCGAAGTTACATTAAAGATTCTCAAATCGGCGGAATCCATCCAAGTACTCTTAGCAGATTTCACCACCGTAGAAGCCGCAGGCTCAACTGTGTCTGACGTAATCAGTGCTGGCATCATTCCGGGGGGAATGGAAATCATGGACAACATGAGCATCAATGCCGTAGAGGATACAGTTGCCACCAATTGCTATCCCCGTGACGCAGCATCCATTCTCTTAATTGAGATTGATGGCTTAGAGAGTGAAGTTGCTGAAAATGCAAAACGAGTCGAAGCTATTTGTTATCAAAATGGAGCTAGGAATGTGACTACGGCTAGCGATCCTGAACAAAGGCTCAGACTTTGGAAGGGTAGAAAGGCAGCCTTTGCAGCGATGGGTCGTCTCAGTCCTGACTACTATGTGCAAGATGGTGTGATTCCCCGCACCAAGTTGACCTATGTGTTACAAGAGATTGCCAGACTGAGTGAAGAATATGGCTACTATGTTGCCAATGTCTTCCATGCAGGAGACGGGAATTTACATCCATTAATTTTGTATAACAATGCCGAAGCTGGTGCTTTAGAAACCGTAGAAAAATTAGGCGGTGAGATCCTCAAACTCTGTGTGCGCGTAGGTGGTAGCATTTCGGGCGAACATGGCATCGGTGCGGATAAGAAATGCTATATGCCAGAGATGTTTAGCGAGTCAGACTTAGAAACGATGCAATGGGTGCGTGAGGCATTTGACCCACAAGGGATTGCTAATCCCACCAAAATTTTGCCAACTCCGCGCACCTGTGGTGAAGGCGCAAAACCGAATCATGATACCAAGTACAAATTAATAGATCGTTTCTAA
- a CDS encoding Uma2 family endonuclease, with protein sequence MTVATTPKMTFEEFLEYSDGTDALYELENGELIPVSSESDINQLIAVFLLIYFSQIGIPANRLRMKAEIAVHSRQVNVRIPDLVVYSEELAIAMQGATRSLILLDMPPPLLVVEVVSPNQASRDYRYKRTEYAARGIAEYWIVDAIAQKVTVLEWVEGFYEERVYEGDQAIASPIFPELQLTAAQVLQNC encoded by the coding sequence ATGACTGTTGCAACTACACCCAAAATGACCTTTGAGGAGTTCCTCGAATATAGCGATGGGACAGATGCTTTATATGAGTTAGAAAATGGAGAACTAATTCCAGTGTCTTCGGAAAGTGATATTAATCAACTAATTGCTGTATTTTTATTGATCTATTTTTCTCAAATAGGAATTCCCGCTAATCGTCTCAGAATGAAGGCAGAAATAGCGGTGCATAGCCGACAGGTAAATGTACGCATCCCTGATTTAGTGGTTTATTCTGAAGAATTGGCGATCGCTATGCAAGGTGCAACCCGATCGCTAATATTACTAGATATGCCACCACCGTTGTTAGTAGTTGAGGTAGTCAGCCCTAATCAAGCAAGTCGAGATTATCGCTATAAGCGCACAGAGTATGCGGCGAGGGGTATTGCTGAATATTGGATTGTCGATGCGATCGCCCAAAAGGTAACAGTATTAGAATGGGTGGAAGGGTTTTATGAAGAGAGAGTTTATGAGGGTGATCAAGCGATCGCTTCGCCGATATTTCCCGAACTTCAGTTAACGGCTGCTCAAGTTTTACAAAATTGTTAA
- a CDS encoding cytochrome c biogenesis CcdA family protein produces MLQFIETLARSLPNWFYQLEQWADALVNSQLNQASWTSVGVVFLAGLVTSLTPCTLSMLPLTIGYIGGYESKSTWKAALQSAWFCLGFAITLTGFGLAAALLGKIYGQTAWGWSVVMGIIAIAMGLQLLEVISLRLPSFGNWEVSQNLPKGLRSLLIGLSFGFVASPCSTPVLVTLLAWVSGSGNLLVGTEFLLAYAIGSVLPLAIAGTFTGIIKQFLELRRWSSWLNWGSGIILIGFGTLSILSKIT; encoded by the coding sequence ATGCTGCAATTTATCGAAACTTTAGCGCGATCGCTACCCAACTGGTTTTATCAACTTGAGCAATGGGCCGATGCTTTGGTAAATAGCCAACTCAATCAAGCCTCATGGACAAGTGTGGGAGTCGTATTTTTAGCAGGACTAGTCACTAGTCTCACCCCCTGCACCCTATCGATGTTGCCACTCACCATTGGCTATATTGGCGGCTATGAGTCAAAAAGCACATGGAAAGCGGCGCTACAGTCCGCTTGGTTCTGTTTAGGATTTGCGATCACTCTGACAGGTTTTGGACTAGCGGCGGCTTTGCTTGGCAAAATCTATGGGCAGACGGCTTGGGGCTGGTCAGTGGTGATGGGAATAATTGCGATCGCGATGGGATTACAGCTATTGGAAGTAATTTCTTTGCGCTTGCCCAGCTTTGGTAATTGGGAAGTATCGCAAAATCTGCCCAAGGGATTGCGATCGCTATTAATCGGTTTATCCTTTGGCTTTGTCGCTTCCCCTTGCAGCACACCAGTATTAGTCACACTTTTAGCTTGGGTTTCAGGCTCAGGCAACTTACTTGTCGGCACAGAGTTTTTGTTAGCCTATGCGATCGGCTCAGTACTACCTTTAGCGATCGCAGGAACATTTACGGGCATCATCAAACAGTTTTTAGAATTGCGGCGTTGGTCAAGTTGGCTCAACTGGGGAAGCGGGATCATTCTCATTGGATTTGGAACTCTTTCCATTTTGAGTAAGATTACATAA
- a CDS encoding class I SAM-dependent methyltransferase, giving the protein MADQNHQVYIAREIVHHYSQLRQLQPAEQTILDLLRNEWSSMKMLDIGVGGGRTTQHFSRVVQEYTGIDYSEEMIAACQKRFQTQAKLFEVVDARDMSQFPDNSFDFILFSFNGIDVLSHPDRLQVLQEISRIGKSGGYFFFSSHSLQGLEREFNWKNKISLNPLTTYVNLIMFGLLRFFNRSISRQQIKDADYEIIQDESHNFRLKQYYVRPQEQLKQLQADFDNVKMYSWQSGLELITEQDLSNNTDMWLYYLCEIK; this is encoded by the coding sequence ATGGCTGATCAAAATCATCAAGTTTATATAGCTCGTGAGATTGTTCATCACTATAGCCAATTACGCCAATTACAACCTGCTGAACAAACCATCCTCGATTTGCTTCGCAATGAATGGTCAAGTATGAAAATGCTGGATATTGGTGTCGGGGGAGGACGTACTACTCAACATTTCTCTAGAGTTGTTCAGGAATATACTGGCATTGATTATTCAGAAGAGATGATTGCAGCTTGTCAGAAACGCTTTCAGACTCAAGCAAAACTGTTTGAAGTGGTCGATGCTAGGGATATGAGCCAGTTTCCCGATAATTCCTTCGACTTTATTCTATTTAGCTTCAATGGTATTGATGTGCTTTCCCATCCAGATCGATTGCAAGTGCTGCAAGAAATTAGCCGAATTGGTAAATCGGGAGGATATTTCTTCTTCTCAAGCCATAGTCTCCAAGGGCTAGAAAGAGAATTTAACTGGAAGAATAAGATTAGCTTAAATCCTCTAACAACCTACGTTAACTTGATCATGTTTGGTCTTTTGCGCTTTTTCAACCGTTCAATTTCTCGACAGCAGATCAAAGATGCTGACTATGAAATCATTCAAGATGAATCTCACAATTTCCGTTTAAAGCAATATTACGTGAGACCACAAGAGCAATTAAAGCAATTACAAGCAGATTTTGATAATGTTAAAATGTATTCTTGGCAAAGTGGATTAGAACTGATAACAGAACAGGATTTGAGTAATAACACTGATATGTGGCTTTATTACCTCTGTGAGATTAAGTGA
- a CDS encoding transposase, whose amino-acid sequence MESIVKHAQGLVYSLICLMPSVYQKASLNAILGLFLEAQGHPYPEHTQVKSASALSRFLNHYNWSTRGLIRATRLSILGQIAKHRPSKRVPLKILIDLTTLEKSGKFLHLSNPTPNEPDPWVRILNGKRGLHLVVLYLVYGEWRVPWSFRVWRGKGYSSPSDLACKLLGTVPKQLTQGKTVIVLADTEFSTVKFFNAVRAKSWRIVVGVRNNRKLQDGRTVKQLYPHGKRGQLILLEGLSTPLTISWFWLKRADSKRELRFVVSSHPYSGAYLVMLGRKRWAIEGFFKTIKHRFGLHCFGQSTKLGVYRWLILSLLSYLLAHWIDQWSFPPILDWKATCDLTLSVLFPSVLWLKLLRYLQISADIAARHGFEIILKPIPT is encoded by the coding sequence ATGGAAAGCATCGTTAAGCACGCCCAAGGTTTAGTGTATAGCCTAATTTGTCTGATGCCAAGTGTGTATCAAAAAGCAAGTCTGAATGCAATATTAGGGCTATTTCTGGAAGCGCAAGGGCATCCCTATCCAGAACATACACAGGTAAAATCAGCGAGTGCATTAAGCCGATTTCTCAATCACTATAACTGGTCAACAAGAGGACTAATTCGAGCAACAAGGCTGTCAATTTTGGGGCAAATCGCCAAGCATCGCCCATCGAAGAGAGTGCCATTAAAGATACTGATAGACCTGACCACCTTAGAAAAAAGCGGCAAGTTTTTACATTTGAGCAATCCCACCCCAAACGAACCAGACCCATGGGTGAGAATCCTCAACGGAAAGCGAGGACTACATCTGGTTGTACTGTATCTGGTCTATGGAGAGTGGCGCGTACCATGGAGTTTTAGAGTATGGCGCGGCAAAGGATACTCCAGTCCCTCTGACTTAGCTTGTAAGTTATTGGGGACAGTACCCAAGCAACTAACCCAAGGCAAGACTGTGATTGTCCTTGCTGATACTGAGTTTAGTACGGTGAAGTTTTTCAATGCTGTCCGCGCCAAGTCTTGGCGCATCGTTGTCGGTGTCCGCAACAATCGTAAACTTCAAGATGGACGTACCGTCAAACAACTTTATCCCCATGGCAAACGTGGACAACTAATTTTACTGGAAGGGCTAAGTACGCCTTTGACGATCTCTTGGTTCTGGCTCAAAAGAGCCGATAGTAAACGGGAGTTACGCTTTGTGGTCTCTTCTCATCCTTATTCTGGCGCTTATCTGGTGATGTTAGGTCGTAAGCGTTGGGCGATTGAGGGATTCTTCAAAACCATCAAACATCGCTTTGGTTTGCATTGTTTTGGGCAATCTACAAAACTTGGCGTTTATCGTTGGCTTATCCTCTCTCTGCTTTCTTATCTTTTGGCTCATTGGATTGATCAATGGTCGTTTCCTCCCATCTTGGACTGGAAAGCTACCTGTGATTTAACCCTTTCTGTTTTATTCCCTTCTGTCCTTTGGTTGAAACTTCTCAGGTATCTTCAAATTAGTGCCGATATTGCTGCTCGTCATGGCTTTGAAATTATTCTCAAACCCATTCCCACTTGA